From a region of the Mytilus galloprovincialis chromosome 3, xbMytGall1.hap1.1, whole genome shotgun sequence genome:
- the LOC143066452 gene encoding uncharacterized protein LOC143066452, with protein sequence MSTKDLKIVINQLGFNTTEAEIGMLLKNSGMNGKCTLVDVIKILKHEDFADSDLGEDRQELWETFNYFDKDCDGFITISDLQDAMECLSLDVKPSVVYQMVIGADLNGDHRVGFEEFETMLKDDDHDS encoded by the exons ATGTCAACAAAAGACCTCAAGATCGTTATAAATCAGCTAGGCTTTAATACAACGGAAGCTGAAATCGGCATGTTGTTGAAGAATTCTGGTA TGAACGGAAAGTGTACTTTAGTTGATGTAATAAAAATTCTGAAACATGAAGATTTTGCTGACTCGGATTTAGGTGAGGACAGACAAGAGCTATGGGAAACATTTAACTATTTCGACAAAGATTGCGACGGTTTCATTACGATTTCTGACCTACAAGACGCTATGGAATGTTTAAGTCTTGATGTCAAACCAAGTGTTGTGTACCAAATGGTGATTGGTGCAGATTTAAATGGAGACCACAGAGTAGGTTTTGAAG